The Haloferax volcanii DS2 DNA segment CCGACGGGGACGCCGAGTTCCTCGGCCTTCTCGCGGTCGAACCGGCCGGGGCGGTCGTCCTCGACGAGGGCGTAGCCGACCGAGGCGGTCCGGTGTTCGGTGTCGAACGCGCGGACCTCGTAGTCGTCGGCGCGGTAGGCGACGTTCCCCGGTCGGACCTCGTGGACGGAGACGTGGAAACCGGGCTGGTAGCCGCCGGCGTGGACGAGTTGTTCGAGGTGACCTTTGCTCCCCGGCGGGCCGTGGATGGCAAGCGAGTCGTCGCGGTCGTTGAAGTCGAGCGTCTGAATCAGCCCGGGGATGCCGAGGATGTGGTCGCCGTGGAGGTGGGTGACGAACAGGTGGCTGACGCCGAACCCGGTCCCGTAGCGCATCATCTGGCGTTGGGTGCCCTCCCCGCAATCGAACAACAGGCGCTCGCCGTCGCGGTTCACGAGGAACGCGCTCGGCGCACGCGCCGTGGTGGGGACGGCCCCGCCGGTCCCGAGGAAGGTCGCGCGCATGGACATGCACCACGATGATAGCGGCGGGACTAAACGTGCGTCGAATCCGTCGCGGCCGCTCGCCGCCCCGAGGCGGTGCGGCCCCCCGACGCCCCGGACCGACCGATTCTTACCCGACCGTCTGCTACCGGAGTCCAATGGACGCGCCGCTGTGGACCGAGACGCACGCGCCGGGGCTCGACGACCTCCCACAGCCGGAGGTCCGCGACCGCCTCCGACGCGCCGTGGACGAACCGATGAACCTCGTCGTGCAGGGCCCGCCGGGCGTCGGCAAGACCGCCGCCGTCCGCGCGCTGGCCCGTGAGGCGCACGCGGACCCCGAAAACGACCTCATCGAACTCAACGTCGCGGACTTCTTCAACCGGACGAAAAAGCAGATTCGCGCCGACCCGCGGTTCGAGCAGTTCCTCGACGGCCGCAGTCGCATGGCGAAACGCGACATGATAAACCGCGTGCTCAAGGAGTCCGCCGGCTACGCCCCGATGTCAGGCGAGTACAAGACCATCGTCCTCGACAACGCCGAATCAATCCGCGAGGACTTCCAGCAGGCGCTCCGCCGCGTGATGGAACAGCACCACCGGACCACGCAGTTCGTCATCACCACGCGCCAGCCCTCGAAGCTCATCCCGCCGATTCGCTCGCGGTGTTTCCCGGTTCCCATGCCCGCGCCCGACGACGAGGCGCTCGAAGCGCTTCTCGCCGACATCCTCGACGCCGAGGGCGTCGACTACGACGCCGGCGGCCTCCAGTTCCTCACCGACGCCTCGAACGGCAACGTCCGAAAAGCCGTGCTTTCGGCCCAGCGGACGGCCACCGAGGCCGACGAGGTCACCATGTCCACGGTCCACGCCGCCCTCGGCGACGTGGGCTTCGACGACGAGCTGAAGACGCTCCTCATCAACGCCCGCGAGGGCGACATCAAGGACGCCCGCAAGACCCTCACGACGCTCCTCGACGACGAGGGCTACGAGGGACAGGAGCTCCTGGCTGACATCCTCCGCGTCGCCGACTCGACCCCCGAGCGCTTCGCCGACGGCGAACTCGCCCGCCTGCACGAACTCGCGGGGCAGGTCGACCTCGACATCTCGACGGGCATCGACGACCGCCTGCACATAACCCACCTCCTCACGAGTTGGGGCGCGGACGTCCGCGGCGAGGCATAATGCGGTTCGCACCCGGCTACCGACGGTTCGCACTCCCCGCCTTCGTCGGCGCGGCGGTCGCGGCGGTCGTCTTCCCGCCCCTCGGGGCCGTGCTGCTCGCGGTCGGCGCGTTCGTCCTCTGGTTCTTCCGGGACCCCGAGCGCTCGCCGCCCGACGAACCGGGCGTCGTCGCCCCCGCCGACGGGCGCGTCTCCGTGATTCGCGTCGAGGACGGGCGCGTCCGCGTGGGCGTGTTCATGAACGTCACCGACGTGCACGTCAACCGCGCGCCCGTCTCCGGTTCGGTCCGAACCGTCACCCACCGCCCCGGCGCGCACAAACCGGCGTTCTCGAAGGACTCCGACCGCAACGAGCGCGTCGATATCGAACTCGACACCGACGCGGGCGACCACGAAGTGTCGCTCATCGCCGGCGCGTTCGCCCGGCGGATTCACTCGTACGTCGCGCCCGGCGACGAACTCGTCCGCGGCCAGAAACTCGGCCACATCGACTTCGGCTCGCGGGCCGACGTGCTGTTACCACCGGAGTTCGGCTCCGAAGACGTGGTCGTCGAGAAGGGTGAGTCGGTGCGGGCGGGCGAGACGGTGTTGGCGCGGCGGGAGTGAGCGTCGCTGTCGGCGTTGGCCGTCTCGCCCACCTTGCTGTTCTGTTCGACGGTGAGCCTCGGGAACGCCTCGCAGCCCATCGGTGATAGATACACAAACCAGTAGCACCTCGGCCCTCGACTGGGCAAATATTGTTCCCCTGGCCATATTTATCCTAAATGTCTCGAATATGTCGCTAAAGATGTGTGAATACCCACTTGGTCATTCCGACACGAACGCGTCCGTTCGGTGTGTGTCGCTATGACCGGCGAGTTCGTTCCCGGTGAGGTCATCACCGCCGACGGGACCATCACGCTGAACGAGGGGCGAGAGACGGCCGAGGTGACGGTGGGGAACACCGGCGACCGGCCGATACAGGTCGGCTCTCACTTCCATTTCTTCGAGGCGAACGCCGCGCTGTCGTTCGACCGCGAGGCGGCCTACGGGATGCGGCTGAACATCCCCGCGGGGACCGCGGTCCGGTTCGAACCCGGCGACCAAACGTCGGTCGAACTGGTCGCTATCGGCGGCAAGCGCCGAGCCCACGGGATGAACGGGATGGTCAACGGCAGCGTCGACACCGACCCGAGCGCCGCCGTCGAGCGCCTGCGCGCGGCCGGGTTCGCTGACACCGGCGCTCCCGACGACGAACACGGCACCGCGGAGGGGTCGAGCGAATGACGAAGGACATCGACCGCGAGGCCTACGCCGACCTGTACGGCCCCTCGGAGGGCGACCGCGTCCGACTGGCCGACACCGAACTGTTCGCCGAGGTCGAGACGGACCTCCGGACGCACGGCGACGAGGCCGTCTTCGGCGGCGGGAAGACGCTCCGCGACGGTCTGGGGATGGCCCCCGACGTGACCCAAGCAGACGGGGCGCTGGACTGGGTCATCACGAACGCGACCGTCATCGACCCGGTTCTCGGCGTCGTCGCCGGCGACATCGGCATCCGCGACGGCGACATCGTCGGCGTCGGCAAGGCGGGCAACCCCGACACGATGGACGGCGTGGACATGGTCGTCGGCCCGGCGACCGACGTCTACCCGGCCGAGGGGAAGATTGCGACCGCCGGCGCGCTCGACATCCACGTTCACTGGAACTCCGCGCAACTGCACGAACACGGGCTGGCGTCCGGCATCACGACGATGCTCGGCGGCGGCTACGGCGGCGGCGCGACGACCTGCACGACCGGCCCGCAGAACATCAAGCGGTTCCTCCAAGCCGCCGAGGCGTGGCCCGTCAACGTCGGCTTCTACGGCAAGGGGAACGCGTCCACGCCCGAACCCCTCATCGAGCAGGTCGAAGCCGGCGCGTGCGCGCTCAAACTGCACGAGGACTGGGGGTCGATGCCCGCGGCAATCGACACCTGCCTCGACGTGGCCGAAGACGAGGACGTACAGGTGTGTATGCACACGGACACGCTGAACGAGGCCGGCTTCGTCGAGAACACGTTCGCGGCCGTCGACGGCCGGACGATGCACCTGTTCCACATCGAGGGCGCGGGCGGCGGTCACGCCCCCGACATCATGGAACTGGTTGGCGAGCCGAACATGCTCCCGTCGTCGACGAACCCCTCGATGCCGTACACGGACAACACGTTCGACGAGCACCTCGACATGGTGATGGTGTGTCACCATCTCAACCCCGACGTGCCCGAGGACGTGGCGTTCGCGGAATCGCGGGTGCGCGCCGAGACCATCGCCGCCGAGGACGTGCTCCACGACATGGGCGCGATTTCGATGATGACGACCGACTCGCAGGCGATGGGTCGGCAGGCCGAACTCGTCTCGCGGACGTGGCAGGCCGCCTCGAAGATGAAGTCCCAACGCGGGCCGCTCCCCGAAGACGAGGGGACCGGCGCGGACAACCACCGCATCAAGCGCTACCTGGCGAAGTACACCATCAATCCCGCGATATCCGCGGGTATCGACGACTACGTCGGCACGCTCGAACCCGGCAAACTCGCGGACGTGGTGCTGTGGGACCCCGCGTTCTTCGGCGTCAAGCCGGCGATGATATTCAAAGGCGGCTTCCCCGTCCACTCGGAGATGGGCGAGGCCAACGGCTCGTTGATGACGTGCGAACCGATTCTCCAGCGCCAGCGGGCCGGCGCGGACGGCAAGGCCAAACACGGCCTCTCGCTGTCGTTCGTCTCCCCGGCCGCCGCCGACAACGACGTCGGCGAGGCGTACGGCCTCGACTCGCGGGTCGTCCCGGTGGGCGGCACGCGCACGCCCGGCAAGGAGGACATGCTGTACAACGACTACTGCCCCGACGACATCGACGTCGACCCCGAGACGTTCGAGGTCGAAGTCGACGGCGAACTCGTCACCTGCGAACCGGCTTCCGAACTCCCCCTCGCACAGCGGTACACGCTATGAAACTCACCCCGAAAGAACAGGAACGGCTCACGGTCTTCACCGCCGCAGAGGTCGCTCGACGCCGCAAGGAGCGCGGCGTCCCGCTGAACCACCCCGAAGCGGTCGCGTACATCACCGACTGGTGTATCGAGCGCGGCCGGGACGGACAGTCCGTCGCCGAGATTCGCTCCGGGGCGTCGCAGTTGCTCGGCCGCGAGGATGTCATGGACGGCGTCCCCGAGATGATTGACATGATTCAGGTCGAACCGATGTTCCCCGACGGCACCAAGCTCGTCACCGTCCACGACCCCATCAGGTCCGACAGCGTCGGCACCGCCGATTCGACGGCGGACGCGGCGACCGACGGGGGCGACACAGACGACATCGACACGAGCGGGGGTGACGACGCGTGAGCCTCACGCACCGCGACGTGGCGACGGTCGGTATCGGCGGGCCCGTGGGATCGGGCAAGACGTCGCTTCTGACCGAACTCGTGCCGCAGCTTCGCGAACGGGGGTTGAACGTCGGCGTCATCGCCAACGACATCCTCACGCAGGAAGACGCCGACGTGTTGCGCGAGCGGTTCGCCGGGGTCGTCCCCGAGAGCCTCGTCGCGGGCGTCGAGACCGGCGCGTGCCCGCACACGGGCATCCGGGAGGACCCGTCGATGAACCTCCAGCAGATAGACGACTTCCTCGCGGACCACCCCGAGCTAGATATCGTGCTGATAGAGAGCGGCGGCGACAACCTCGCGGCGACGTTCAACCCCGAGCTCGCGGACTACTCGCTGTACGTCATCAGCGTCGCGGAGGGCGACGACATCCCGCGGAAGCGCGGCCCCGGCGTCGTCGACTGCGACCTGCTCGTCATCAACAAGACCGACCTCGCGCCGCACGTCGACGCCGACCTCGACGTGATGGAGCGGGACGCGAAGGCGGTCCGAAGCGGGCCGTTCGTCTTCACCGACTGTCGTTCTCAGACGGGCATCGAGGAGGTGCTGACGCACGTTCGCGAAGGGGTGCTGTTCGCCTGATGGCCGCCGACTCGCCCCCGCCGTCGTTCGAACGGTACGCGGCGGAGCCCGTCCCGCAGGCGGCGGTCGGCGCACCGGGAAAAGACGGCGTCCTCGAACTGACGTTCGAGCGGACCAGCCGCGGGACGGCGCTCGTCCACGACTACGCGACCGTGCCGTTCCATATTTCGGGAACGCTCGGCCACGACCCGCACCCCGAGGCAGAGACGGTGTTCGTCCAGTCGCCGACCGGCGGCGTCGCCCAAGGCGACCGCCACGACCTGACCATCGCGGTCGAAGCCGACGCAATCGCGCACGTCTCGACGCAGAGTTCGACGAAGGTGCAGACGATGGAGCGCAACTACGCCGGCGTCGACACCGCGCTGTCGGTCGCCGCCGGCGGCCACCTCGACTACGTGCCGGAGCCGACGATTCTCCACGCGGACGCCCGGTACACGCAAGACCTGCGTCTCGACGTCGCAGACGGCGCGACGGCTATCGTCGGCGACGTGGTCGTCTCGGGGCGACTCGCCCGCGGCGAGCGGTTCGAGTTCGACCGCTATCGCTCTCGACTGCGCGCGACCGGCCCGGACGGCCTCCTGTTCGAGGACGCCACGCATCTCGCGCCCGACGAGTCGGACCCGAGCGCGCCGGGACTCCTCGGTGAGCACGCGGTCTACGGGACCCTGTTCGTCGTCGCGCCGGGCCGAGACGCGGCCTCGTTGAGCGACGACCTCCACGAGGCGGTCGCGGCTACCGACGCCCGCGCCGGCGCGACCGAACTGCCGAACGACGCCGGTGTCGCGGTTCGCGCGCTCGGTGACTGCGCGGACACCGTCCGGACCGCGTGCGACGCCGCCTGGGACCGTGCGCGGCGGGCGTTACTCGACGCCTCCGCGCCGTCCGGGAGGAAGTACTGATGCTCGTCGCCGACACCTACCTCGGCCACCGGGACGACCCGGCGGTCCGAGGTAGACTGGACGAGGCCGACGCCGCCCGCGTGGTGCTGTCCGACGACGACCGACGGCGCTCGCGCGTCAGAACCGAGACCGAAGACGGCCGGGATCTCGGCGTCGTCGTCGGGCGCGAACTCGACGACGGCGACGTGCTCGAAACGGAGACTGGCGACCTCGTCGTGGTCGAACTCGCGGCTATCGACGTGCTCGTCGTCGACGTGGGCGCCGCCGACGTGTCCACGACCGCCGCGGTGGAACTGGGTCACGCGCTCGGCAACCGCCACTGGAACCTCGCCATCCGTGACGGCGAGGCGCTGTTCCCGGTTCCCGACACCTACGAGCGGATGGAAGCGACCGTCGCGGACCACCTCCCGCCGGGCGTGACGACCCGACGCGAGACCGTCTCGCCGGCTCTCTTCGACGGCGACGAACCCGACCACGGCCACGGCGGGCACGGTCACGGTGGACACGACCACAGCCACGAGCATGGCGGACACGGCCACAGCCACGGCGAGCACAGTCACGACCATGACGACGGGCACAGTCATGGCCACGACCACGATGATGGACACGACCACAGCCACGACGGCCTGCTCCGGTCCGCTCGGGGGGACGAGCGATGACCGACGGCGCTCGGCTCGAATCCTTTCGGTTGGCCGATTCGTTCCTCCCGGTCGGGACGTACACCGCCTCGTACGGCCTCGAGCAGTTCGTTCAGGAAGAGCTGATCTCCGACGCCGACGACCTCCGGGCGTTGCTATCGACGTATCTCAAACAGCAGGTCGGCCCGTGCGAACTGGTCGCGCTTCGGGCGGCTCACACCGCCGCCCGCGACGGCGACTTCGACGCGGTCTGTCGCGCCGACCGCCGCCTGACCGCGGCGACGCTGTCCAAGGAGTTCAGAAAGAGCGCCCGACAGTCCGGCAACCGCCTCCTCTCGCTCCAGCGGGAGCTCCGCGAGTCGCCCCTCCTCGACGAGTACGCCGAGGCCGTCGACGCCGGCGACGCGACCGGGAACTACGCCGTCGTCCTCGGCGTCGCCGCCGCGAGCGCGGACATCGACGCCTCGGAGGCGTGTCTGCTCTGTTGTCACGGCTTCGTGACCGGACTCGTCGGGGCCGCCCAGCGGGTGCTCTCGCTCGGACACACCGACGCCCAGCGGATTCTCCACGACCTCCAGCCGGTGATGACCGAGGCCGCCGCCGACAGCGCCGACCGAGGGATAGACGAGATGTCGCCGTTCGCGCCACTCATCGACGTTCTCTCCGCGAATCACGAGCGCGCCGACCGGCGGCTGTTCATGAGCTAAGTCGGGCCGGGCGACCGCCGCCAGCGCGCCGTCCCGGCGAGGGATGTCGAGCACACAAGGCACTTAACGTGACAGATGAACAACCTCTCATGCAGCGCAGACAGGTCCTCGCGTCTCTCGGCTCGCTCGCCCTCCTCTCGGGATGTCTCGGCGGCCCCGCCGAATCCCCGACCGAGACGACGACCACGACCGGAACCAACACCTCCGAGTCGGAGTCGACCGAATCCGGACGGGCCGCGACCACCACGAGCGACTGCGGTCGGACGGAGTTCTGCGAGGGGTCGGAGCTCGTTCGCGTCCGGGTCGACGGTGGCTTCTCCGGCAAAGTCGTGTTGAACCCCGCGTGCCGCGAGAGCGACATCGAACTCTCGCCCGGCGAGACGGAGACGCTCATCCGACAGACCGACGCCGAGACCTGCGACGTGGAACTCCTCGTCGACGGCGAAGTGGCCTACGACGGGCGGATTCAGGACTACGAGTACGTGATGGTGCGCGTCGGCTCGGACGGGGAAATCTCACTGCAGAAGGAAGTCCTCTAACGGTCTCAGTCGCCTCCAGTCATCTCCGGTCGCCTCGGCTACCGGCGCGTCTCGACGGCCAGCACCACGACCGAGACGACGAGCGAGAGGACCGCCACCACGAGACCGAACAGGTAAGACGGGTTCGAACTGGGGTTCGACAGGAGCGACACCAGCAGGAACGACGACCCCATCGCGACGATAGCCATCGCCCGCGGGTCGGGGTCGTACGCCTCGGCGAGGGTCTCTCGAACCGTGCGCGACATGCCTCCGCTTCGACGCGCTCGCTCATAGCCTTGTCGCGCGGTTGAACAAACCCGTCTCGGCTGCGGCCGTGTCGGAGCCGCCGCACCGCCGCCGATTCCGACTACCGATGCAGCAGATGCACGTACCGCACCAGCGACCGGTGGACCCGTCGCTCGAACACTCGTTCGACCCCCCAGCCGGCGTCCTCGGCCGCCTCAGCCCACGACCGGTCGGCAACCATCACGCACTCGGGGGCGACCCGGCGGACCTCCGCCAGCGCGCCGCCGACGAGGTCCGCAAGCGAGTGGCGGGCGATTTTTGACTGCCGGCCGTAGGGGGCGTCGAACACCGCGCCGTCCATCGAATCGTCGCGGAGGGGGAGCGCGGTGGCGTCGCCGCGGACCACGTCGCCGGAGCCGACGTAGTGACGCAGGTTCTCCCGCGCGCCGCCGACCATCTTCGCTTGGGCGTCGACGCCGACTACGTCGGCACCGACGAGGCCGGCTTCGAGGAGGACGCCGCCGGTGCCGCACATCGGGTCCAGAATTCGGGCACCGGGCTCCGCGCCGGCCATGTTGACGAAGGCGCGGGCGTCCACGGGGGCCATGCTGCCCGGCTGGAAAAACGGCCGGTCGGTCGGTTTCCGGTCGGTGAAGTCGCGGACGGCCTCGACGGCGGTCCAGCCGACGAGACAGGCGTCCTCGGAGAAGCAGACCCGTAGCTCGTGGTCGGGGTCGTCCAAGTCGACGCCGAAGCCGCGGTCGACGAGCGCCGACCCGAGTTCGCGCTCGGCGTCGGTCGTGCTGATACCGGTGAGTCCTCGCACGTCGCGGGCGCGGACGGCGACGGTCCCCTCGCGGTCGACGTTCGCGGCCGCGACGACGGCGCGGGCGGCCTCGATGTCGGGGGCGCATCGCCCGACCAGTTCGACGACGCGCCGGGTGTAGGCGAGTCGCCTCGCGCGCTCCGGTTCGACGCCGCGGGCGGTGGCGAGGCCGGGGGCGACGACCGTCACGCCCGTCGCGGCCGCCTCGGCCTCGCGGGCGGCGAAGGCGTCTTCCTCGCCGGCGAGTTCCAATCCGTACACGCTCGGACCTGACGGGCCGCGGAAATGAGGGTATCGGTCGTCGTCGCGCCCGCGGGGGCGTCGGCCGGCCCGGACCGACCGCGGCTCCGCTGATCCTGACACCTCGACGACGGCGAGACTTATATTGGGCGCTCCGAATCCACTCGCATGACCTCTCACGACGCCATCCTCTGGGGCGCGGCGGCGCTCACCTGCGGGCTCGGTGACTACGTCACGACCGTCCTCGGAGTCAGGACGGCGGGCGTGCAGGAAGGCAATCCCCTCGTGCGACGCCTCTCCGGCGGCGACCCCGGTCCCGGCTCGTTCGCGGTGTTGAAGCTCGTCTCGGTCGCGCTGTTCTTCGCGGCCTACTGGGCGCTCAAGCCGGCGGTCGCCCGACTCGCAGTTCCACTCTCGCTGACAGTTCTCGGCGCGGTCGTCACCGCTCGAAACGCCCGGATTATTCACCGCCGCGCGTAAGCTGTCATTCCCTCGCACCAATCTTTTTAACCCTTAAATACGTGACTTAAATCGTTGTATGACCGACCCCAAGGACACAATCAACATCGAAAACGTCGTCGCCTCCACGGGAATCGGCCAAGAGCTCGACCTCCAGAGCGTGGCGATGGACCTCGAGGGTGCCGACTACGACCCCGAGCAGTTTCCGGGACTCGTCTACCGCACGCAGGAGCCGAAGTCCGCGGCGCTCATCTTCCGGTCCGGGAAAATCGTCTGCACCGGCGCGAAGTCGACCGACGACGTCCACGAGAGCCTCGAAATCGTCTTCGACAAGCTCCGCGAGCTTCAGATTCCGGTCGACGACGACCCCGAAATCACCGTGCAGAACATCGTCACGAGCGCGGACCTCGGCGAGAACCTGAACCTCAACGCCATCGCCATCGGGCTCGGTCTCGAAAACATCGAGTACGAACCGGAGCAGTTCCCCGGCCTCGTCTATCGCCTCGACGAACCGAGCGTCGTCGCGCTTCTCTTCGGGTCGGGCAAACTCGTTATCACGGGCGGCAAACAGCCGACAGACGCCGAGGCGGCGGTCGACGTCATCATCTCGCGGCTCTCCGAACTCGGTCTCCTCAACGGGTCGTTCTAACGCCACCGAACCTCGACTGCGTCGCGTAACCGGGACTCGAATCGACCGAATCTAAGTCAGTCGCGTCCTTCGGGCCGGTATGGACGCGCTCACCTTGCAGACGGCTACCGGTGCGCCGGTCACGGCCGTCGCCGGAACGTTCGCGCTGTTCGCGCTGTTCCTCTCTCTCACCGCCCACATCGCCGCGCGGAACGTCCTCGGCGACGTGGAACTCAAGAAGGCGTTCGCCGTCGGCCCGGTCCCGGCGGCCATCGCCGTCGTCTTCACCTCCTTCGGCTGGAACTCCTTCGTCGCGCTCGCGCTCGCACTCGGCCTCGACTTCGGCTTCGTCAAGTACCTCTACGGCCGGTCGACCCGCCTGTCGGCGTACGTGATCGTCATCCACTTCGTCGTCTCGGTGCTTCTGGGTCTCGTCCTGTTCGGTCTCTCCGCCATCCTGCTGACCGCGCCATTCTGAGGTTCCCGCCGTACTTTCTTGCCTGAGGCCGCCGAACCCCCGTTCGTGTCTCCCCGCCGACTCCTCTGGAACGACGCGGAACGCCGGCCGCGCGCCCCGTTT contains these protein-coding regions:
- a CDS encoding AAA family ATPase, with the translated sequence MDAPLWTETHAPGLDDLPQPEVRDRLRRAVDEPMNLVVQGPPGVGKTAAVRALAREAHADPENDLIELNVADFFNRTKKQIRADPRFEQFLDGRSRMAKRDMINRVLKESAGYAPMSGEYKTIVLDNAESIREDFQQALRRVMEQHHRTTQFVITTRQPSKLIPPIRSRCFPVPMPAPDDEALEALLADILDAEGVDYDAGGLQFLTDASNGNVRKAVLSAQRTATEADEVTMSTVHAALGDVGFDDELKTLLINAREGDIKDARKTLTTLLDDEGYEGQELLADILRVADSTPERFADGELARLHELAGQVDLDISTGIDDRLHITHLLTSWGADVRGEA
- a CDS encoding urease subunit beta; translated protein: MTGEFVPGEVITADGTITLNEGRETAEVTVGNTGDRPIQVGSHFHFFEANAALSFDREAAYGMRLNIPAGTAVRFEPGDQTSVELVAIGGKRRAHGMNGMVNGSVDTDPSAAVERLRAAGFADTGAPDDEHGTAEGSSE
- a CDS encoding urease accessory protein UreF; amino-acid sequence: MTDGARLESFRLADSFLPVGTYTASYGLEQFVQEELISDADDLRALLSTYLKQQVGPCELVALRAAHTAARDGDFDAVCRADRRLTAATLSKEFRKSARQSGNRLLSLQRELRESPLLDEYAEAVDAGDATGNYAVVLGVAAASADIDASEACLLCCHGFVTGLVGAAQRVLSLGHTDAQRILHDLQPVMTEAAADSADRGIDEMSPFAPLIDVLSANHERADRRLFMS
- the ureG gene encoding urease accessory protein UreG gives rise to the protein MSLTHRDVATVGIGGPVGSGKTSLLTELVPQLRERGLNVGVIANDILTQEDADVLRERFAGVVPESLVAGVETGACPHTGIREDPSMNLQQIDDFLADHPELDIVLIESGGDNLAATFNPELADYSLYVISVAEGDDIPRKRGPGVVDCDLLVINKTDLAPHVDADLDVMERDAKAVRSGPFVFTDCRSQTGIEEVLTHVREGVLFA
- a CDS encoding urease subunit gamma, with protein sequence MKLTPKEQERLTVFTAAEVARRRKERGVPLNHPEAVAYITDWCIERGRDGQSVAEIRSGASQLLGREDVMDGVPEMIDMIQVEPMFPDGTKLVTVHDPIRSDSVGTADSTADAATDGGDTDDIDTSGGDDA
- a CDS encoding urease accessory protein UreE, translating into MLVADTYLGHRDDPAVRGRLDEADAARVVLSDDDRRRSRVRTETEDGRDLGVVVGRELDDGDVLETETGDLVVVELAAIDVLVVDVGAADVSTTAAVELGHALGNRHWNLAIRDGEALFPVPDTYERMEATVADHLPPGVTTRRETVSPALFDGDEPDHGHGGHGHGGHDHSHEHGGHGHSHGEHSHDHDDGHSHGHDHDDGHDHSHDGLLRSARGDER
- a CDS encoding urease accessory protein UreD; amino-acid sequence: MAADSPPPSFERYAAEPVPQAAVGAPGKDGVLELTFERTSRGTALVHDYATVPFHISGTLGHDPHPEAETVFVQSPTGGVAQGDRHDLTIAVEADAIAHVSTQSSTKVQTMERNYAGVDTALSVAAGGHLDYVPEPTILHADARYTQDLRLDVADGATAIVGDVVVSGRLARGERFEFDRYRSRLRATGPDGLLFEDATHLAPDESDPSAPGLLGEHAVYGTLFVVAPGRDAASLSDDLHEAVAATDARAGATELPNDAGVAVRALGDCADTVRTACDAAWDRARRALLDASAPSGRKY
- the rnz gene encoding ribonuclease Z, with amino-acid sequence MRATFLGTGGAVPTTARAPSAFLVNRDGERLLFDCGEGTQRQMMRYGTGFGVSHLFVTHLHGDHILGIPGLIQTLDFNDRDDSLAIHGPPGSKGHLEQLVHAGGYQPGFHVSVHEVRPGNVAYRADDYEVRAFDTEHRTASVGYALVEDDRPGRFDREKAEELGVPVGPAFGRLHAGEDVELEDGTVVRSEQVVGDPRPGRTVVYTGDTRPLNSTVEVACDADLLVHDATFTDEEAERAKQTAHSTAREAARVARDADVRRFALTHISARYAADPSPLLEQAREVYDGEAFVAEDGQKLEVPYADSDGGGAETGE
- a CDS encoding TATA-box-binding protein, which encodes MTDPKDTINIENVVASTGIGQELDLQSVAMDLEGADYDPEQFPGLVYRTQEPKSAALIFRSGKIVCTGAKSTDDVHESLEIVFDKLRELQIPVDDDPEITVQNIVTSADLGENLNLNAIAIGLGLENIEYEPEQFPGLVYRLDEPSVVALLFGSGKLVITGGKQPTDAEAAVDVIISRLSELGLLNGSF
- a CDS encoding protein sorting system archaetidylserine decarboxylase, with translation MRFAPGYRRFALPAFVGAAVAAVVFPPLGAVLLAVGAFVLWFFRDPERSPPDEPGVVAPADGRVSVIRVEDGRVRVGVFMNVTDVHVNRAPVSGSVRTVTHRPGAHKPAFSKDSDRNERVDIELDTDAGDHEVSLIAGAFARRIHSYVAPGDELVRGQKLGHIDFGSRADVLLPPEFGSEDVVVEKGESVRAGETVLARRE
- a CDS encoding methyltransferase domain-containing protein, translating into MELAGEEDAFAAREAEAAATGVTVVAPGLATARGVEPERARRLAYTRRVVELVGRCAPDIEAARAVVAAANVDREGTVAVRARDVRGLTGISTTDAERELGSALVDRGFGVDLDDPDHELRVCFSEDACLVGWTAVEAVRDFTDRKPTDRPFFQPGSMAPVDARAFVNMAGAEPGARILDPMCGTGGVLLEAGLVGADVVGVDAQAKMVGGARENLRHYVGSGDVVRGDATALPLRDDSMDGAVFDAPYGRQSKIARHSLADLVGGALAEVRRVAPECVMVADRSWAEAAEDAGWGVERVFERRVHRSLVRYVHLLHR
- a CDS encoding DUF7473 family protein is translated as MDALTLQTATGAPVTAVAGTFALFALFLSLTAHIAARNVLGDVELKKAFAVGPVPAAIAVVFTSFGWNSFVALALALGLDFGFVKYLYGRSTRLSAYVIVIHFVVSVLLGLVLFGLSAILLTAPF
- the ureC gene encoding urease subunit alpha, translating into MTKDIDREAYADLYGPSEGDRVRLADTELFAEVETDLRTHGDEAVFGGGKTLRDGLGMAPDVTQADGALDWVITNATVIDPVLGVVAGDIGIRDGDIVGVGKAGNPDTMDGVDMVVGPATDVYPAEGKIATAGALDIHVHWNSAQLHEHGLASGITTMLGGGYGGGATTCTTGPQNIKRFLQAAEAWPVNVGFYGKGNASTPEPLIEQVEAGACALKLHEDWGSMPAAIDTCLDVAEDEDVQVCMHTDTLNEAGFVENTFAAVDGRTMHLFHIEGAGGGHAPDIMELVGEPNMLPSSTNPSMPYTDNTFDEHLDMVMVCHHLNPDVPEDVAFAESRVRAETIAAEDVLHDMGAISMMTTDSQAMGRQAELVSRTWQAASKMKSQRGPLPEDEGTGADNHRIKRYLAKYTINPAISAGIDDYVGTLEPGKLADVVLWDPAFFGVKPAMIFKGGFPVHSEMGEANGSLMTCEPILQRQRAGADGKAKHGLSLSFVSPAAADNDVGEAYGLDSRVVPVGGTRTPGKEDMLYNDYCPDDIDVDPETFEVEVDGELVTCEPASELPLAQRYTL
- a CDS encoding DUF5658 family protein; translation: MTSHDAILWGAAALTCGLGDYVTTVLGVRTAGVQEGNPLVRRLSGGDPGPGSFAVLKLVSVALFFAAYWALKPAVARLAVPLSLTVLGAVVTARNARIIHRRA